In a single window of the Deltaproteobacteria bacterium genome:
- a CDS encoding pseudouridine synthase produces MSAERVQKLLAGAGLASRRAAEAWIRAGRVRIDGTVARLGDRADPASQTVTVDGRRVALARHAWWIVHKPRGVLTTVRDREGRRTVMDLLPPGLPRLFPVGRLDFDTEGLVLLTNDGTVAHALLHPSLGSEREYQVTARGRMSDASLRRLAAGVELDDGPTAPARVGPARFAARAGATRFVLAVREGRKRQIRRALAALGHPVVRLVRTRMGPQRLGRLPAGGARPLTGGEVRALERHAAALARQRGQQAGGRPAAQGPERPHEARRAARAQPRGPDQNP; encoded by the coding sequence ATGTCCGCCGAGCGCGTGCAGAAGCTCCTAGCCGGCGCCGGACTCGCCTCGCGCCGTGCAGCGGAGGCGTGGATCCGCGCGGGCCGGGTGCGGATCGACGGCACGGTCGCCCGGCTCGGCGACCGTGCCGACCCGGCCAGCCAGACGGTCACGGTCGACGGCCGGCGCGTCGCGCTCGCGCGCCACGCCTGGTGGATCGTGCACAAGCCGCGCGGCGTCCTGACCACGGTGCGTGACCGCGAGGGCCGGCGCACGGTGATGGACCTGCTCCCTCCCGGGCTGCCGCGGCTCTTCCCGGTCGGCCGCCTCGACTTCGACACCGAGGGGCTCGTCCTGCTCACCAACGACGGCACCGTCGCCCACGCGCTGCTCCATCCCTCGCTCGGCAGCGAGCGCGAGTACCAGGTGACCGCCCGCGGCCGCATGAGCGACGCTTCCCTGCGCCGACTGGCGGCGGGGGTCGAGCTCGACGACGGGCCGACAGCGCCCGCGCGGGTCGGCCCCGCGCGCTTCGCCGCGCGCGCGGGCGCGACGCGCTTCGTGCTGGCCGTGCGCGAGGGCCGCAAGCGCCAGATCCGCCGCGCACTCGCGGCGCTCGGGCACCCGGTCGTGCGGCTCGTGCGCACCCGGATGGGGCCGCAGCGGCTCGGGCGGCTGCCGGCGGGGGGCGCGCGGCCGCTCACCGGGGGCGAGGTGCGGGCCCTCGAGCGCCACGCGGCCGCCCTCGCGCGGCAGCGTGGGCAGCAGGCCGGCGGCAGGCCGGCGGCGCAAGGGCCGGAGCGGCCGCACGAAGCCCGGCGTGCAGCTCGCGCGCAACCTCGCGGACCCGATCAAAATCCTTGA
- a CDS encoding segregation/condensation protein A, which produces MSAADSPSTERSTLAGATSESLLFEPLAEGSAACSIRLPVFDGPLDLLLHLIREDELEITDLPIAQVARQYLEYLELMRELHLDVAAEYLVMAATLAWIKSRMLLPPADDEAEEDGLDPRAELVARLLEYQRFQEAAAELGQRPLLGREIWAPPGEAPPPLPEAEREIEVGLLPLLEAFRRAMRQTQAAGHAHEVVTEAVTVRERMVTVIDALEAAEVVEFEALLRGPDGRYASRAVLVATFLAILELARITALRIFQSLDDAGAPEGPIRLRRAGEGDLRERLAEAV; this is translated from the coding sequence ATGTCCGCCGCCGACAGCCCTTCCACCGAGCGGAGCACGCTCGCCGGAGCGACGTCCGAGAGCCTGCTCTTCGAGCCGCTCGCCGAGGGCAGCGCGGCCTGCTCGATCCGCCTCCCGGTCTTCGACGGGCCGCTCGACCTCCTTCTCCATCTGATCCGCGAGGACGAGCTCGAGATCACGGACCTGCCGATCGCGCAGGTCGCGCGCCAGTATCTCGAGTACCTCGAGCTGATGCGCGAGCTCCACCTCGACGTCGCCGCCGAGTACCTGGTGATGGCCGCGACCCTGGCCTGGATCAAGTCGCGGATGCTGCTGCCCCCGGCCGACGACGAGGCCGAGGAGGACGGCCTCGACCCGCGGGCCGAGCTGGTCGCGCGGCTGCTCGAGTACCAGCGCTTCCAGGAGGCGGCCGCCGAGCTCGGCCAGCGGCCGCTGCTCGGCCGCGAGATCTGGGCGCCGCCCGGCGAGGCGCCGCCGCCCCTGCCCGAGGCCGAGCGCGAGATCGAGGTCGGCTTGCTGCCGCTGCTCGAGGCCTTCCGGCGCGCGATGCGCCAGACCCAGGCGGCCGGGCATGCGCACGAGGTGGTCACCGAGGCCGTCACGGTGCGCGAGCGCATGGTGACCGTGATCGACGCGCTCGAGGCCGCCGAGGTGGTCGAGTTCGAGGCGCTCCTGCGCGGCCCCGACGGCCGCTACGCCTCGCGTGCGGTCCTGGTCGCCACCTTCCTGGCGATCCTCGAGCTCGCGCGGATCACGGCGCTGCGGATCTTCCAGAGCCTCGACGACGCGGGCGCGCCCGAGGGTCCGATCCGGCTGCGCCGGGCGGGCGAGGGGGATCTGCGCGAACGCCTCGCCGAGGCGGTCTGA
- a CDS encoding CAP domain-containing protein: protein MPRTPFQAVVFLVALWATLAVLAPLARAADGADPELARLEAAFHELVNQVREREGLIALRRDPRVDRVARAHSRDMIARGYFAHETPEGLTPPDRLARGGVTGISLAGENVGLTNRGDPNREIVTGWLASPLHRQNLLAPMFNVTGIGIARAPDGRFFYTQLYVTVPR from the coding sequence ATGCCCCGGACGCCCTTCCAGGCCGTCGTCTTCCTGGTTGCCCTGTGGGCCACGCTCGCCGTCCTCGCACCGCTTGCGCGGGCTGCGGACGGCGCCGATCCCGAGCTCGCCCGCCTCGAGGCCGCCTTCCACGAGCTCGTCAATCAGGTGCGCGAGCGCGAGGGCCTGATCGCCCTCCGGCGCGATCCGCGCGTCGATCGGGTGGCGCGCGCCCACAGCCGCGACATGATCGCGCGCGGCTACTTCGCCCACGAGACGCCGGAGGGGCTGACACCGCCCGACCGGCTGGCCCGCGGCGGTGTCACCGGCATCTCGCTGGCGGGGGAGAACGTGGGCCTCACGAACCGCGGCGACCCCAACCGCGAGATCGTCACCGGCTGGCTCGCGTCCCCGCTGCACCGCCAGAACCTGCTGGCCCCGATGTTCAACGTGACCGGGATCGGCATCGCCCGCGCGCCCGACGGCCGGTTCTTCTACACCCAGCTCTACGTCACCGTCCCCCGCTGA
- a CDS encoding enoyl-CoA hydratase/isomerase family protein: MSNAGNGGPSPAQRWQTLETERDGAILRVWLARPARRNALDTTALEEIAALFAGLQRDYATRVVVLGGRGVSFCAGADRRSPPGRERMAVASGAGGRERRQAAQIGLRACRAIEECEVVTIARIHGHAVGGGLALALACDFRIAAEDTVFSIPEVDLGIPLGWGASARLVHEIGAARAREAILLCERFDARRAEAWGALHRAVPAAELDAVVEDWARRLAAKPELAVHMTKTQLRAYALAARLGDVTENDGDLLAAASREEPARRAFPSE, from the coding sequence ATGAGCAATGCGGGCAACGGCGGGCCCTCGCCCGCGCAACGGTGGCAGACCCTCGAGACCGAGCGGGACGGCGCGATCCTGCGCGTCTGGCTCGCGCGTCCCGCGCGGCGCAACGCGCTCGACACCACGGCGCTCGAGGAGATCGCGGCGCTCTTCGCCGGCCTCCAGCGCGACTACGCGACCCGCGTCGTCGTGCTCGGTGGGCGCGGGGTCTCCTTCTGCGCCGGTGCCGACCGGCGCAGCCCGCCGGGCCGCGAGCGGATGGCCGTGGCCTCCGGGGCGGGCGGGCGCGAGCGTCGCCAGGCCGCCCAGATCGGCCTGCGCGCCTGCCGGGCGATCGAGGAGTGCGAGGTGGTCACGATCGCGCGCATCCACGGCCACGCGGTCGGCGGCGGCCTCGCGCTCGCGCTCGCCTGCGACTTCCGGATCGCCGCCGAGGACACGGTCTTCTCGATCCCGGAGGTGGACCTCGGCATCCCGCTCGGCTGGGGCGCGAGCGCGCGCCTCGTCCACGAGATCGGTGCCGCCCGCGCCCGCGAGGCGATCCTGCTCTGCGAGCGCTTCGACGCCCGGCGCGCCGAGGCCTGGGGCGCCCTGCACCGGGCGGTGCCCGCCGCCGAGCTCGACGCCGTGGTCGAGGACTGGGCACGCCGGCTCGCGGCGAAGCCGGAGCTTGCGGTCCACATGACCAAGACCCAGCTCCGCGCCTACGCGCTCGCGGCGCGCCTCGGCGACGTCACCGAGAACGACGGCGACCTGCTGGCCGCCGCCTCCCGCGAGGAGCCGGCGCGGCGCGCCTTCCCGAGCGAGTGA
- the xerD gene encoding site-specific tyrosine recombinase XerD, which produces MASARAGGPAGLELARAVDGFLTHLAAERGLARNTLAAYARDLARLATHLERAGVAEPAAIRPEHLRRFAEALDAAGLAPASRARALVAARRFARHLLARGVLARDPAEGLLAPRQARRLPRVLREPETEALLAAAAGEGALALRDRAMLEVLYGAGLRVSELVELPLAGLDRRAGFVRVRGKGGRERIVPLGEPALAALDAWLAEGRPRLAHRGRRAADAVFLSSRGTAMTRQNFFVRLRGLARRANLPAERVSPHVLRHSFATDLLEGGADLRAVQAMLGHADLATTQIYTHVSRRRLRETVERHHPRGARRAPAEPGRR; this is translated from the coding sequence ATGGCTAGCGCGCGCGCGGGCGGCCCCGCCGGCCTCGAGCTGGCCCGGGCGGTGGACGGCTTCCTCACGCACCTGGCCGCCGAGCGCGGGCTCGCGCGCAACACGCTCGCCGCCTACGCGCGCGACCTCGCGCGGCTGGCCACACATCTCGAGCGCGCCGGCGTGGCCGAGCCGGCAGCGATCCGCCCCGAGCACCTGCGCCGCTTCGCCGAGGCGCTCGACGCCGCGGGCCTGGCGCCGGCGAGCCGCGCCCGCGCGCTGGTCGCCGCGCGGCGCTTCGCCCGCCACCTGCTCGCGCGGGGCGTGCTCGCGCGCGATCCCGCCGAGGGGCTCCTCGCGCCGCGCCAGGCGCGCCGGCTCCCGCGCGTGCTGCGCGAGCCCGAAACGGAGGCGCTGCTGGCGGCCGCCGCGGGGGAGGGCGCCCTCGCCCTGCGTGACCGTGCGATGCTCGAGGTCCTCTACGGCGCGGGCCTGCGTGTCTCGGAGCTGGTCGAGCTGCCGCTCGCGGGTCTAGACCGCCGCGCCGGCTTCGTGCGCGTGCGGGGCAAGGGCGGGCGCGAGCGGATCGTCCCGCTCGGCGAGCCGGCGCTCGCGGCCCTCGACGCCTGGCTCGCCGAGGGACGCCCGCGTCTGGCCCACCGCGGGCGGCGCGCCGCCGACGCGGTGTTCCTGTCGAGCCGGGGCACGGCCATGACCCGCCAGAATTTCTTCGTGCGCCTGCGCGGGCTCGCGCGGCGCGCGAACCTGCCCGCCGAGCGCGTCTCGCCCCACGTCCTGCGCCACTCCTTCGCCACCGACCTGCTCGAGGGCGGCGCCGACCTGCGCGCGGTCCAGGCGATGCTCGGGCACGCCGATCTCGCGACCACCCAGATCTACACGCACGTGAGTCGGAGGCGGCTGCGCGAGACCGTGGAGCGGCATCACCCGCGCGGCGCCCGGCGCGCCCCGGCGGAGCCTGGCCGCCGGTGA
- a CDS encoding FIST C-terminal domain-containing protein, with translation MRWASAASELPDPDAAADEVAAAVRDALGSPPDAAFLFFGAAFAPAAARLAERLRGRLGGGLLVGCSGRSVIGAGREIEGRPAVALTAARLPHVAVRPLRVAGEGFPRGTDAWCEAFDIDPAAHPHFVLLADPWSCDAEALVQQLDRDFPGAVSIGGLASGAERPGENALVLEDRVHADGLVGVALWGDLVVDGVVAQGCRPIGHPHFVTRARDHLLTELDGRPPMQVLRALYESSGARDQALMQSSLFLGIEMHPELHEYRRGDFLIRNLVGADPDDGALAVAAPLRDGLVVQFHLRDAQTSALDLEERLERYRSTPRPGGAPSGALLFSCLGRGAGLYGVPDHDSDAFRRHLGALPLGGFFCNGEIGPVGVRSFLHGYTSAFGIFRPLSAI, from the coding sequence ATGCGCTGGGCGTCCGCCGCGTCCGAGCTGCCCGACCCCGACGCCGCCGCCGACGAGGTCGCTGCGGCGGTGCGCGACGCCCTCGGCAGTCCTCCCGACGCCGCCTTCCTCTTCTTCGGCGCGGCCTTCGCGCCCGCCGCCGCGCGGCTCGCGGAGCGGCTGCGCGGCCGGCTCGGGGGCGGTCTGCTCGTCGGGTGCAGCGGCCGGAGCGTGATCGGGGCCGGGCGCGAGATCGAGGGGCGGCCCGCCGTCGCGCTCACCGCCGCGCGCCTTCCGCACGTGGCCGTGCGCCCGCTGCGGGTGGCGGGAGAGGGCTTCCCGCGCGGCACCGACGCCTGGTGCGAGGCCTTCGACATCGATCCCGCCGCGCACCCGCACTTCGTGCTGCTCGCGGATCCCTGGAGCTGCGACGCCGAGGCGCTCGTGCAGCAGCTCGACCGCGACTTTCCGGGCGCGGTCTCGATCGGCGGGCTCGCGAGCGGCGCGGAGCGGCCCGGCGAGAACGCGCTCGTGCTCGAGGACCGCGTGCACGCCGACGGCCTCGTCGGGGTGGCGCTCTGGGGCGACCTGGTCGTGGACGGGGTGGTCGCGCAGGGTTGCCGGCCGATCGGCCACCCCCACTTCGTGACGCGCGCGCGCGACCACCTGCTGACGGAGCTCGACGGGCGCCCCCCGATGCAGGTGCTGCGCGCGCTCTACGAATCATCGGGGGCACGCGACCAGGCCCTGATGCAGAGCTCCCTCTTCCTCGGCATCGAGATGCACCCCGAGCTCCACGAGTACCGCCGCGGCGACTTCCTGATCCGCAACCTGGTCGGCGCCGACCCCGACGACGGTGCGCTGGCGGTGGCGGCGCCCCTGCGCGACGGCCTCGTCGTGCAGTTCCACCTGCGCGACGCACAGACCTCGGCCCTCGATCTCGAGGAGCGCCTCGAGCGCTACCGGAGCACCCCGCGCCCGGGCGGGGCGCCGAGCGGCGCGCTGCTCTTCTCCTGCCTGGGCCGGGGCGCCGGCCTCTACGGGGTGCCCGACCACGACAGCGACGCCTTCCGCCGCCACCTGGGGGCGCTGCCGCTCGGTGGCTTCTTCTGCAACGGGGAGATCGGGCCGGTGGGGGTGCGCAGCTTCCTCCACGGCTACACGAGCGCCTTCGGGATCTTCCGGCCGCTTTCCGCGATCTGA
- a CDS encoding CoA transferase, translated as MCPLTTPPPASAPLAGTLVVDLTRVLAGPFCTLQLQELGARVIKVERPGVGDEARHIGPFVAGTSAYFLSLNRGKESLALDLREPADRALFERLLARADVLVENYRPGVLERLGYGWEGLHERYPRLVVASVSGFGQTGPWAQRPAYDLVAQALGGILSITGPIGGPPVRVGTSIGDLAAGLFAALGVAAALAERAASGRGRRVDVAMLDCQVALLENALARFAATGRVPAPLGTRHPSIAPFEAYPTADGPLVIACGTDALFRVLAAAIGRPALADDPRFATAPARSTHADALRDALAEALAARPRAAWVALLEPLGVPCAPIQDVAEVAATPQVRARRMIVEVEQPGLGPFPVPGNPIKLDGAPDPPTRPAAPALDGDRARILAWLEETEERP; from the coding sequence ATGTGCCCGCTCACGACGCCCCCGCCCGCCTCCGCCCCGCTCGCGGGCACCCTCGTCGTCGACCTGACGCGCGTGCTCGCCGGCCCCTTCTGCACGCTCCAGCTCCAGGAGCTCGGCGCGCGCGTGATCAAGGTGGAGCGGCCCGGCGTGGGCGACGAGGCGCGCCACATCGGGCCGTTCGTGGCGGGCACCTCGGCCTACTTCCTGTCGCTCAACCGCGGCAAGGAGAGCCTCGCCCTCGACCTGCGCGAGCCGGCCGACCGCGCGCTCTTCGAGCGCCTGCTCGCGCGCGCCGACGTGCTCGTCGAGAACTACCGTCCGGGCGTGCTCGAGCGGCTCGGCTACGGCTGGGAGGGGCTCCACGAGCGCTACCCGCGCCTCGTCGTCGCCTCGGTGTCGGGCTTCGGCCAGACCGGGCCGTGGGCGCAGCGCCCGGCCTACGACCTCGTCGCCCAGGCGCTCGGCGGGATCCTCTCGATCACGGGCCCGATCGGGGGGCCGCCCGTGCGCGTCGGCACTTCCATCGGCGACCTGGCGGCGGGGCTCTTCGCGGCGCTCGGGGTGGCCGCGGCGCTGGCCGAGCGCGCGGCGAGCGGCCGCGGCCGGCGCGTGGACGTGGCGATGCTCGACTGCCAGGTGGCGCTGCTCGAGAACGCGCTCGCCCGCTTCGCCGCGACCGGCCGGGTGCCCGCCCCGCTCGGGACGCGCCATCCCTCGATCGCGCCCTTCGAGGCCTATCCCACCGCCGACGGGCCGCTCGTGATCGCCTGCGGCACCGATGCGCTCTTCCGCGTGCTCGCCGCCGCGATCGGGCGCCCTGCCCTGGCCGATGACCCCCGCTTCGCCACCGCCCCCGCGCGCAGCACCCACGCCGACGCCCTGCGCGACGCGCTCGCCGAAGCGCTCGCCGCCCGTCCGCGCGCCGCGTGGGTGGCCCTGCTCGAGCCGCTCGGGGTTCCCTGCGCGCCGATCCAGGACGTCGCCGAGGTGGCGGCCACGCCCCAGGTGCGCGCGCGGCGGATGATCGTCGAGGTCGAGCAGCCGGGACTCGGCCCCTTTCCGGTGCCGGGCAATCCGATCAAGCTCGACGGTGCGCCCGATCCCCCGACCCGGCCGGCGGCGCCGGCTCTCGACGGCGACCGCGCGCGGATCCTGGCCTGGCTCGAAGAGACGGAGGAGCGACCATGA
- the scpB gene encoding SMC-Scp complex subunit ScpB: protein MEAREKRQVLEALLLAAAEPVSAQKLAGVLGEETTPTEVRGLLAALEAEYAEAGRGFRIEEVAGGFQLRTLPELAPWLQRLRPQPPLRLSRAALETLAIVAYKQPITRAELELVRGVDVGAVVTSLLERRLVRIAGHREVPGRPMLYATTRRFLEVFGLASLSDLPTLREIEELLRDRAAAASEAGELPAGAAAATSPCDGDEEEGDFDPDAEPELEPPVTTH, encoded by the coding sequence ATGGAGGCTCGCGAGAAGCGCCAGGTGCTCGAAGCGCTGCTGCTGGCGGCGGCCGAGCCGGTCTCGGCCCAGAAGCTCGCAGGGGTGCTCGGCGAGGAGACGACACCGACGGAGGTGCGCGGGCTGCTCGCCGCGCTCGAGGCCGAGTACGCCGAGGCGGGGCGCGGCTTCCGGATCGAGGAGGTCGCCGGCGGCTTCCAGCTCCGTACGCTCCCCGAGCTCGCGCCGTGGCTGCAACGGCTGCGCCCGCAGCCGCCGCTGCGCCTCTCGCGCGCCGCGCTCGAGACCCTCGCCATCGTCGCCTACAAGCAGCCGATCACGCGGGCGGAGCTCGAGCTGGTGCGCGGGGTCGACGTCGGCGCCGTGGTGACGAGCCTGCTCGAGCGGCGGCTCGTGCGGATCGCGGGACACCGCGAGGTGCCCGGACGCCCGATGCTCTACGCGACCACCCGGCGCTTCCTCGAGGTCTTCGGGCTGGCCTCGCTCTCGGACCTGCCGACGCTGCGCGAGATCGAGGAGCTCCTGCGCGACCGCGCGGCGGCGGCCAGCGAGGCTGGCGAGCTGCCGGCCGGCGCGGCGGCCGCGACCTCCCCGTGTGACGGCGACGAGGAGGAGGGCGACTTCGATCCGGACGCAGAGCCCGAGCTCGAGCCGCCCGTCACCACCCACTAG
- a CDS encoding SOS response-associated peptidase, with translation MCGRFFLATPGPELARHFGLAAVPDVPPRFNVAPGQPVPLVRVEGERRVLAAPRWGLVPAWAADPASGRRPINARAETAAGSPLFRAALARRRGLVPADGFYEWQHAGRSARPFAIRPGAGGLLAMGALFERWQRGAEALESCAILTVPAAGAVRPLHDRMPLLLAPADYERWLDPALDDPAALAPLLAGRGAEGLVAHPVDRRVNDVREDDARLLEPERDLFTAGGAA, from the coding sequence ATGTGCGGGCGCTTCTTCCTCGCGACGCCGGGCCCGGAGCTGGCCCGCCACTTCGGGCTCGCGGCCGTGCCCGACGTCCCGCCGCGCTTCAACGTGGCGCCCGGCCAGCCCGTCCCCCTGGTCCGCGTCGAAGGGGAGCGGCGGGTGCTCGCCGCGCCGCGCTGGGGCCTCGTACCGGCCTGGGCCGCGGATCCCGCCTCCGGCCGCCGCCCGATCAATGCGCGCGCCGAGACGGCCGCGGGGTCGCCGCTCTTCCGCGCAGCGCTCGCCCGCCGGCGCGGCCTCGTGCCCGCCGACGGCTTCTACGAGTGGCAGCACGCGGGCCGCAGCGCGCGGCCCTTCGCGATCCGCCCGGGCGCGGGCGGCCTGCTCGCGATGGGCGCGCTCTTCGAGCGCTGGCAGCGGGGCGCCGAGGCGCTCGAGAGCTGCGCGATCCTGACCGTGCCCGCGGCCGGAGCGGTGCGCCCGCTCCACGACCGCATGCCGCTCCTGCTCGCGCCCGCCGACTACGAGCGCTGGCTCGACCCCGCCCTCGACGACCCCGCGGCGCTCGCGCCGCTGCTCGCGGGGCGCGGCGCGGAGGGGCTCGTGGCGCATCCCGTCGACCGCCGCGTGAACGACGTGCGCGAGGACGACGCGCGCCTCCTCGAGCCGGAGCGCGATCTCTTCACGGCCGGGGGGGCCGCGTGA
- a CDS encoding MFS transporter, producing MRTRNPWWIPPFLGRVPALEDRHLRILGIVALGLFFENYDLSLLTSALKHIAGDLGIAQERLGFYLGAVRLGGLAAFFLLPLADRLGRRRVFLLSVLGMSVFTLATALAQTPVQFVAFQLLSRAFLSTLAAVGVVMLAEELPAEHRGWGVGILGALSACGHGAGALLFATIELLPGGWRSLYAIGAIPLLLLPMFRRRIAETARFRRHQAEQAGLASSAAPLRSLLALARANPGRASLLGAAGMIQALGAISLFQFASLFVQEQHGWEPWRYAAMLMTSGAVGIVGNVVAGRLGDRIGRRQVGLFAFVLFPVAGILFYNGPGWVLPLAFVAVVFASSAGDVIIRVFATELFPTAQRGAAAAWLTLLQTIGWILGLWVVGAGTVLGLDLPAMVSLVAASLFVPGILLVRLPETRQRELEETSGET from the coding sequence ATGCGCACCCGCAACCCGTGGTGGATCCCGCCCTTCCTGGGTCGCGTGCCCGCGCTCGAGGACCGGCACCTGCGGATCCTCGGCATCGTCGCGCTCGGGCTCTTCTTCGAGAACTACGACCTCTCGCTCCTCACCTCCGCGCTCAAGCACATCGCCGGGGATCTCGGCATCGCGCAGGAGCGGCTCGGCTTCTACCTCGGCGCGGTGCGCCTCGGCGGGCTCGCCGCCTTCTTCCTGCTGCCGCTCGCCGACCGCCTGGGACGCCGCCGCGTCTTCCTGCTCTCGGTGCTCGGCATGAGCGTGTTCACGCTGGCGACCGCGCTCGCGCAGACGCCCGTGCAGTTCGTCGCCTTCCAGCTCCTCTCGCGTGCCTTCCTCTCGACGCTCGCCGCCGTCGGCGTGGTGATGCTGGCCGAGGAGCTCCCGGCCGAGCACCGCGGCTGGGGTGTCGGGATCCTGGGAGCGCTCTCGGCCTGCGGGCACGGGGCCGGCGCACTCCTGTTCGCGACGATCGAGCTGCTGCCCGGGGGCTGGCGCTCGCTCTACGCGATCGGTGCGATCCCGCTCCTGCTGCTCCCGATGTTCCGGCGCCGGATCGCGGAGACGGCGCGCTTCCGCCGCCACCAGGCGGAGCAGGCCGGGCTCGCGTCCTCCGCCGCCCCGCTGCGCTCGCTGCTCGCGCTCGCGCGCGCCAACCCGGGCCGTGCCTCGCTGCTCGGCGCCGCCGGCATGATCCAGGCGCTCGGAGCGATCTCGCTCTTCCAGTTCGCCTCGCTCTTCGTGCAGGAGCAGCACGGCTGGGAGCCCTGGCGCTACGCCGCGATGCTGATGACGAGCGGCGCGGTCGGCATCGTCGGCAACGTCGTCGCGGGCCGGCTCGGCGACCGGATCGGGCGGCGCCAGGTGGGGCTCTTCGCCTTCGTCCTCTTCCCGGTCGCGGGCATCCTCTTCTACAACGGTCCCGGCTGGGTGCTGCCGCTCGCCTTCGTCGCGGTGGTCTTCGCCAGCTCCGCGGGCGACGTGATCATCCGCGTCTTCGCGACCGAGCTCTTCCCGACCGCCCAGCGCGGTGCCGCGGCGGCCTGGCTGACGCTGCTCCAGACGATCGGCTGGATCCTCGGCCTGTGGGTGGTCGGCGCCGGCACCGTCCTCGGGCTCGACCTGCCGGCGATGGTGAGCCTCGTGGCGGCGTCGCTCTTCGTGCCCGGGATCCTGCTCGTCCGGCTGCCCGAGACCCGGCAGCGCGAGCTCGAGGAGACGAGCGGCGAGACCTGA